A genomic region of Papaver somniferum cultivar HN1 chromosome 7, ASM357369v1, whole genome shotgun sequence contains the following coding sequences:
- the LOC113294102 gene encoding probable disease resistance protein At5g63020 produces MEEWNLTEPAKRTNMASFWLQRVQALELEVQNILDDNEAIKNDEGCFFWCWVPKNCWSAYKLGKLVSRKQTVVERLSREGDFRDVTCRCEPDPFQEIPVVKVVGMDVKFSEVLESLVPEENPVQIVGLYGMGGVGKTTLLQKVNNEFAERKIFDVVIWIVVSKSLNLRSIQNQIGKKLGLSWSEGTETYERANDIFKGLKNRRFLLLLDDIWEGIDIETIGVSRNAIQLTGSKVVFSTRSEQVCGLMEADKRIKIECLDDDQAWSLFQQKVKQEALSCHPEVLEVAKKVAKECRGLPLALITIGRTMSSKTDLKQWQHALCTLQESASQFSGMTDKVLAILKYSYDNLESQKLKSCFLYCSLHPEDFSISIDGLIGCWLGEGFLENVDDLAKALNEGLDVIRCLKDACLLETGIMFGVKVEAKVKMHDVVRDMAIWVASTLGEKKGTYLTVQAQSTLKLHELEKAERVSLIGNIAIRKLNGAPHCSKLLTMLLQNSNVSDISDDFFRFMPMLKVLNLNAVKLKKLPTSIFSLSKLEYLELPLYDEDVVLPPGSLASLTKLKAISLSRSCFHWELKGGPSLGELEGLQQLIGLQITIGTGPALQRLVTSQKLQLCTKLLSIKYCPGITSLTFLPSASVSVLSLVDMTSLSFLSLENCDELEELRIMSWDAVTLFTTLEELHLLFMPKLRIVWDVPQQSFFSVNLKRVIITGCPGLKDITWLIYIQNLELLRLVELDGLEDVISSGFAAEQKLITTFSRLTLLSLHSLKNLKRICDQNVKFFHLENILVVGCPKLKKLPFNTNSLIPRSLKKIEGEEQWWERLEWEDEATKSNFNSYFVTH; encoded by the exons ATGGAAGAGTGGAACCTAACTGAACCAGCGAAGCGCACAAATATGGCTAGTTTTTGGCTCCAAAGAGTACAAGCCTTAGAGCTAGAAGTACAAAACATCTTAGACGACAACGAAGCTATCAAGAACGATGAAGGATGCTTTTTTTGGTGTTGGGTTCCGAAAAATTGCTGGAGTGCTTACAAACTCGGAAAATTAGTGTCACGAAAACAGACTGTTGTGGAGCGTTTATCGAGGGAAGGTGATTTCCGAGACGTCACTTGTAGATGTGAACCGGATCCCTTCCAAGAGATTCCAGTCGTTAAAGTTGTGGGCATGGACGTAAAATTTAGTGAAGTATTGGAGTCCTTGGTACCCGAAGAAAATCCAGTGCAAATAGTAGGTTTATATGGAATGGGAGGAGTTGGGAAGACAACTCTTTTACAGAAAGTTAACAATGAGTTTGCTGAAAGAAAAATATTCGATGTAGTAATTTGGATTGTGGTGTCTAAAAGTCTAAACTTAAGAAGTATTCAAAACCAAATTGGGAAGAAACTAGGACTATCATGGTCAGAAGGAACTGAAACGTATGAGAGAGCTAATGATATATTCAAAGGGTTAAAAAATAGgagatttttgttgttgttagatGATATTTGGGAAGGAATTGACATAGAAACGATCGGAGTTTCAAGGAATGCAATCCAATTAACTGGGTCTAAGGTTGTGTTTTCTACAAGAAGTGAGCAAGTGTGCGGGTTAATGGAGGCTGATAAAAGAATCAAAATAGAGTGTTTAGACGATGATCAAGCTTGGAGCCTATTTCAACAAAAGGTCAAGCAAGAAGCGTTGAGTTGTCATCCAGAAGTACTCGAGGTTGCCAAAAAAGTTGCAAAAGAATGCCGAGGTTTACCTTTAGCTCTTATCACTATTGGCCGAACTATGTCTAGCAAAACCGATCTCAAACAGTGGCAACACGCACTATGTACTCTACAGGAATCGGCATCACAGTTTTCAG GTATGACGGACAAGGTATTAGCTATTTTGAAGTATAGCTATGATAATTTGGAAAGCCAGAAGTTGAAGTCTTGCTTCTTATATTGCTCGTTACACCCAGAAGATTTTTCAATTAGCATAGACGGACTAATCGGGTGTTGGTTGGGTGAGGGATTTTTGGAAAACGTTGATGATTTAGCGAAAGCTCTAAATGAAGGCCTCGATGTCATTAGATGTCTTAAGGATGCTTGTTTGTTAGAAACTGGAATTATGTTTGGGGTAAAGGTGGAAGCTAAGGTAAAAATGCATGATGTAGTTCGTGATATGGCAATTTGGGTAGCTTCAACTCTTGGAGAGAAAAAAGGCACGTATTTAACTGTGCAGGCACAAAGCACGTTGAAGCTCCATGAATTGGAGAAAGCAGAGAGGGTCTCACTAATAGGAAATATAGCAATTAGAAAACTTAATGGAGCACCACATTGCTCGAAGCTCTTAACTATGTTACTTCAAAACAGTAATGTCTCTGATATTTCTGATGACTTTTTCCGATTCATGCCCATGCTTAAAGTTTTAAATTTGAATGCAGTGAAGCTCAAGAAACTCCCGACAAGCATTTTTTCATTATCGAAGTTAGAATATTTAGAACTGCCATTatatgatgaagatgttgttctACCACCAGGGAGTTTAGCATCTCTGACAAAATTGAAGGCCATAAGTTTGTCAAGGTCGTGTTTTCACTGGGAATTGAAGGGTGGACCAAGCCTTGGAGAATTGGAAGGCTTACAACAGTTGATAGGTCTTCAGATCACAATAGGAACTGGTCCTGCTCTTCAAAGGTTAGTAACAAGTCAAAAATTACAGTTGTGCACAAAACTTTTAAGTATTAAATACTGTCCGGGAATTACATCCCTAACATTTCTACCATCGGCATCAGTATCAGTACTTAGTCTAGTAGACATGACAAGCTTAAGTTTCCTTTCTCTGGAAAACTGTGATGAATTGGAAGAGTTGAGAATCATGAGTTGGGATGCAGTAACCCTGTTCACAACATTGGAGGAATTGCACCTTTTATTCATGCCAAAGTTGAGAATTGTATGGGATGTGCCTCAACAATCATTCTTCTCTGTGAACCTTAAACGTGTAATAATTACAGGTTGTCCTGGATTGAAGGATATTACATGGCTGATCTACATTCAGAATCTAGAGTTACTTCGCTTGGTTGAATTGGATGGACTAGAAGATGTAATATCTAGTGGATTTGCAGCCGAACAGAAGTTAATAACTACGTTTTCCAGATTAACTCTTTTGAGTTTGCACTCTCTGAAGAATCTCAAAAGGATATGTGACCAAAATGTGAAATTCTTTCATTTGGAAAATATTCTCGTGGTGGGGTGTCCAAAATTGAAGAAGCTACCATTTAACACCAATAGCTTGATCCCTCGGAGTTTAAAGAAGATTGAAGGAGAGGAGCAATGGTGGGAAAGGCTAGAATGGGAAGATGAAGCCACCAAGTCTAATTTTAATTCTTATTTCGTGACCCATTGA